Proteins found in one Neurospora crassa OR74A linkage group II, whole genome shotgun sequence genomic segment:
- a CDS encoding calcineurin binding protein, whose amino-acid sequence MEPQQQQQQQQQVPSEQSLQQSPDLRPASLSRSSTGRSSRKGSSLSLDLSNLPPLSQPTPPSNTLIFTNINSLDVFSADNLQTIRDLISQTAPIFAWSPLKSFRRIIVTFFDEQAAIAVRSVWDGEAILGERCRVYFGQPTPIDVSAADKHLALPDAGKLFFISPPPSPPHDWEQRMEDAPNTMVHAEDLAEALAKLRHHNNPNGIDADVKAPVSPASDGGSSSRPGAGGDFKEGARKNRSRSSTLIFQPEKKAQTSNGKANGPAVDLPCVTVDDMTDEADADGDIDMSPVSDSPRTRPIFAHTARPPVELMHYA is encoded by the coding sequence ATGGagccccaacaacaacagcaacaacagcaacaagtgCCCAGCGAGCAGTCGCTCCAGCAGTCCCCCGATCTCCGCCCTGCTTCCCTCTCGCGATCCTCCACCGGCCGCTCCTCGAGGAAAGGCTCGTCTCTCAGCCTCGATCTCTCcaaccttcctcctctcagCCAGCCCACGCCGCCTTCCAACACGCTCATCTTCACAAACATCAACTCGCTCGACGTCTTCTCCGCCGACAACCTCCAGACCATCCGCGACCTCATCAGCCAAACGGCACCCATCTTCGCCTGGTCGCCGCTCAAGTCTTTCCGCCGCATCATCGTCACCTTCTTTGACGAGCAAGCCGCTATTGCCGTCCGCTCCGTCTGGGACGGTGAGGCCATCCTTGGCGAGCGCTGCCGCGTCTACTTTGGTCAGCCCACCCCCATCGACGTATCCGCCGCCGACAAGCATCTGGCTCTGCCCGATGCCGGCaagctcttcttcatcagccCGCCCCCGAGCCCTCCCCACGACTGGGAGCAGCGCATGGAGGATGCTCCCAACACCATGGTGCACGCCGAGGATCTCGCCGAGGCCCTTGCCAAGCTGAGGcaccacaacaaccccaaCGGCATCGATGCCGATGTCAAGGCCCCCGTTTCCCCGGCTTCCgatggcggcagcagcagcaggcccgGTGCCGGTGGCGACTTCAAGGAGGGTGCGAGGAAGAACAGGAGTCGTAGCTCGACGCTCATCTTCCAGCCTGAGAAGAAGGCTCAGACTAGCAATGGCAAGGCTAACGGCCCGGCAGTCGACTTGCCTTGTGTCACCGTCGACGATATGACGGATGAGGCGGATGCCGATGGCGATATCGACATGAGCCCTGTGTCGGACTCGCCCAGGACGAGACCTATCTTTGCGCATACCGCGAGGCCGCCCGTCGAGTTGATGCATTATGCTTGA
- a CDS encoding meiotically up-regulated 190 protein produces the protein MDVPESRHYPGGQPYSGTNRIPNIKQFVESLDKDKKERDAKVEADLRRNHQNGEARAHVPTQKPGKNRRTVKDPVTGKDVEIDDIDSTHMKTAKDPQLTVPNANLGKETTVQTKASQSGEEYREAQDVTAPPDPIANGSTSDVPIHGEKTNVLFHPTPSITFEPMFESIEARANVLCAFVFIGIVFIGKVLGGSLWGLFPLGMCVASGVFLWAKDLIRQGRDMEWSSEQKRGETAVVNLIPESVEWLNTAVGLIWGLINPEMFSAVADTLEDIMQASVPGVIENVKVNDINQGSNPLRILSLRALPDSHVKDMKAEIRKEDEKNKDPQELAAEEEGGDFYNLEATVAYHSLPSSGDVSSKAKNMGMQLVFYLGLKGFFGVPFPVWVELNGLVATCRLRIAMAPDPPFIKTLSFTLMGLPKVEASCVPLMQKGANILNLPLISNFVNWAIATAAGMYVAPKSMTLDIGKMLQGDSIKKETQALGVLFIRIHKATGLSKQDRRGSEGGGSDPYICVSYSKFGKPQYCTRVIQDDLNPVFSETCALLVTPDIIKADEQLSLELWDSDRSSADDVVGKVELSIQKLIQHPGQMFPQTSKLRGVKAGSSMPGELHWEVGFFGKTQFRKALRTDGKDHKLPQELRDKPELQDDKGTLESKEEDAVVHTPPDPLWPSGVLSIIVHQIVNLELENVKGSEGKRKGKEYEPARPEAGELKEESGGKLPSSYCTILINDELVYKTRTKVVSSKPIFEAGTERFVRDWRSSIVTVTVRDSRNRQHDPIIGVVPLKLSDVFHTASQSTRWYPLDGGIGFGRIRISLLFRSVELKLPPPQLGFGEIGTFEFTSDNITTSGFAPTDKMKIKLRTGGSSAKVPSDVCSYTPDGQQSGITWDISGDAARNKHSKKIRLPVRYRYRSPVFFEFHRSGKRNTDMFAAFWLQDLVDNEEKDFDIPIWRCNNGMRLSQNYITEENYRSVPDIQIEELGRLRFRGQFKPGTDRDHLKFVSDNDSRETIETWEACFAEGVRAEHVESEVPPIVQRLHEESLTEGRDVLKTAREEDKRKWLAKDGTDWTGAFGQDPEELLAEHKGRRKVRTASGGSHSSQGKSTEYEESSDEESHDSQSHANGDAGIIGGGGSAVDGDDSTPDLGIADGENARPMNDNAGGEDANGGMNSGLNAGNGSAGEHPNANANGSAASMVGRQSMDTQATTSAGRSIKSASGSSSKNPIKQYKEYRSRSRDLHRQHRGLMQWKPLRNVQFAKDEALFAARRLKKVGSLSGRTPDVETEV, from the exons ATGGACGTCCCGGAATCGCGGCATTACCCCGGGGGTCAGCCCTACTCGGGCACCAACCGCATCCCCAACATTAAGCAGTTTGTCGAAAGTCTTGataaggacaagaaggaacgCGATGCCAAAGTCGAAGCCGATCTGCGCCGGAATCACCAAAACGGCGAGGCTCGGGCCCATGTCCCAACCCAAAAACCCGGCAAGAACCGCCGTACTGTCAAGGACCCAGTAACCGGAAAGGATGTCGAGATTGATGATATCGATAGCACGCACATGAAGACGGCCAAGGATCCACAG CTGACCGTCCCCAACGCAAACCTCGGAAAGGAAACCACCGTCCAGACCAAAGCCTCCCAGTCCGGCGAGGAATACCGCGAAGCCCAAGATGTTACCGCGCCTCCTGATCCCATCGCCAATGGCTCCACCAGCGACGTGCCCATCCACGGCGAAAAGACCAACGTGCTCTTCCACCCTACCCCTTCCATCACCTTCGAGCCCATGTTCGAGTCCATCGAGGCCCGCGCCAACGTCCTCTGCGCATTCGTCTTCATCGGCATTGTCTTTATTGGAAAGGTGCTGGGCGGCAGTCTCTGGGGTTTGTTCCCCCTGGGCATGTGCGTTGCCAGCGGCGTCTTCTTGTGGGCCAAGGACCTGATCCGTCAGGGGCGGGACATGGAATGGTCGAGCGAGCAGAAGCGTGGCGAGACCGCCGTGGTCAACCTGATTCCGGAAAGCGTCGAGTGGTTGAACACTGCCGTTGGCCTGATCTGGGGCCTCATCAACCCGGAAATGTTTTCGGCTGTTGCCGACACCCTTGAGGATATCATGCAGGCCAGTGTTCCCGGAGTGATTGAGAACGTCAAGGTCAACGACATCAACCAGGGCAGCAACCCGCTCCGCATTCTCAGCTTGAGAGCCTTGCCCGACAGCCACGTTAAGGACATGAAGGCTGAGATTCGcaaggaggacgagaagaacaaggaccCCCAGGAGCTGGCGgctgaggaagagggtggtgaCTTTTACAATCTCGAAGCCACTGTTGCTTACCATTCTCTGCCTTCTTCCGGAGATGTCTCTTCCAAGGCTAAGAACATGGGCATGCAACTGGTCTTCTACCTCGGTCTCAAGGGCTTCTTTGGGGTTCCCTTCCCCGTCTGGGTCGAGCTCAATGGCCTTGTCGCCACTTGCAGACTCAGAATTGCCATGGCTCCCGACCCGCCCTTCATCAAGACGCTCAGCTTCACTCTTATGGGCCTGCCCAAGGTTGAAGCCAGCTGTGTTCCCCTCATGCAAAAGGGAGCCAATATTCTTAACCTGCCTCTCATCTCCAACTTTGTCAATTGGGCCATTGCGACTGCCGCTGGCATGTACGTTGCGCCCAAGTCCATGACTTTGGACATTGGAAAGATGCTTCAGGGAGACTCTATCAAGAAGGAGACCCAGGCCCTTGGTGTCCTCTTCATTCGCATTCACAAGGCCACTGGCTTGAGCAAGCAAGACCGTCGCGGAAGCGAGGGTGGCGGTTCTGACCCTTACATTTGCGTCTCCTACTCCAAGTTCGGCAAGCCGCAATACTGCACTCGCGTCATCCAGGACGACCTCAACCCCGTCTTCTCCGAGACTTGCGCCTTGCTCGTCACCCCCGATATCATTAAGGCTGATGAGCAGCTTTCGCTCGAGCTCTGGGACAGCGACCGCAGCTCCGCCGATGATGTCGTCGGAAAGGTTGAGCTCAGCATCCAGAAGTTGATCCAGCATCCCGGCCAGATGTTCCCCCAGACTTCCAAGCTCAGAGGTGTCAAGGCTGGCAGCTCCATGCCCGGCGAGCTTCACTGGGAGGTTGGCTTCTTTGGCAAGACCCAGTTCAGAAAGGCTCTCAGGACGGATGGCAAGGACCACAAGCTGCCCCAGGAACTCCGCGACAAGCCTGAGCTTCAGGATGACAAGGGCACTCTTGAGagcaaggaggaagatgctGTTGTTCATACTCCTCCCGACCCGTTGTGGCCTAGCGGTGTTCTGAGTATCATTGTCCACCAGATTGTCAACCTTGAGCTTGAGAACGTCAAGGGATCCGAGGGTAAGAGGAAGGGCAAGGAGTACGAGCCCGCCAGGCCCGAGGCTGGTGAGCTAAAGGAAGAGTCGGGCGGTAAGCTGCCCAGCTCGTACTGcaccatcctcatcaacgACGAGCTCGTCTACAAGACCCGTACCAAGGTCGTCTCCTCCAAGCCCATCTTCGAAGCCGGTACCGAACGCTTTGTCCGCGACTGGCGCTCGTCCATCGTGACCGTGACCGTTCGCGACTCGCGCAACCGCCAGCACGACCCCATAATCGGCGTCGTCCCACTCAAGCTCTCGGACGTGTTCCATACCGCCAGTCAGAGCACGCGCTGGTACCCGCTCGACGGCGGCATCGGCTTCGGCCGCATCCGCATATCACTCCTCTTCCGCTCTGTCGAGCTCaagctccctcctccccagctCGGCTTCGGCGAGATCGGCACCTTCGAGTTCACCTCggacaacatcaccacctcgGGCTTCGCGCCCACGGACAAGATGAAGATCAAGCTGCGCACCGGTGGTTCGTCGGCCAAGGTTCCCAGCGACGTCTGTTCCTACACGCCCGACGGGCAACAGTCTGGCATCACGTGGGACATTTCAGGCGACGCCGCCCGCAACAAGCACTCCAAGAAGATTCGCCTGCCCGTGCGCTACCGGTACCGCTCGCCCGTGTTCTTTGAGTTCCACCGCTCCGGCAAGCGCAACACGGACATGTTTGCTGCCTTTTGGCTGCAGGACCTAGTGGACAACGAAGAAAAGGACTTTGACATTCCCATCTGGCGCTGCAACAACGGCATGCGGCTGTCGCAGAATTACATTACCGAGGAGAACTATAGGTCTGTTCCCGACATACAGATCGAGGAGCTGGGCCGCCTCAGGTTCAGGGGCCAGTTTAAGCCCGGAACGGATCGCGACCATCTCAAGTTCGTTAGCGATAATGATTCGCGGGAGACGATTGAGACGTGGGAGGCGTGCTTCGCTGAGGGCGTCAGAGCTGAGCACGTCGAGAGCGAGGTGCCCCCCATCGTGCAGAGACTGCATGAGGAGAGCCTAACGGAGGGCAGGGATGTGTTGAAGAcggcgagggaggaggataagagaAAGTGGCTGGCCAAGGACGGGACGGATTGGACCGGGGCGTTTGGGCAGGATCCTGAGGAGCTGTTGGCGGAGCacaaggggaggaggaaggtcaGGACGGCGAGTGGAGGGAGTCACAGTAGTCAAGGGAAGAGCACGGAGTATGAGGAGAGCAGTGATGAGGAGTCTCACGATAGCCAGAGCCATGCAAATGGCGATGCCGGCATCATTGGCGGCGGAGGGTCAGCGGTCGATGGCGACGATTCAACCCCGGACTTGGGTATTGCTGATGGGGAAAACGCGCGGCCGATGAACGATAATGCGGGGGGAGAGGATGCTAATGGCGGGATGAACTCGGGCTTGAATGCTGGTAACGGTTCGGCTGGTGAACAtcccaacgccaacgccaacgggTCGGCGGCGTCCATGGTGGGGAGACAGTCGATGGATACCCAGGCGACTACCTCAGCCGGACGGTCGATCAAGTCGGCTTCGGGGTCGAGCAGCAAGAATCCCATCAAGCAGTATAAGGAGTATAGGAGCCGCAGTCGGGATTTGCATCGTCAGCATAGGGGGCTGATGCAATG GAAACCATTGCGCAACGTCCAATTCGCCAAGGACGAGGCCCTATTCGCCGCTCGCAGGCTCAAGAAGGTTGGAAGCCTGAGTGGGCGGACGCCGGATGTTGAAACGGAGGTTTAA